One genomic region from Leptolyngbyaceae cyanobacterium JSC-12 encodes:
- a CDS encoding hypothetical protein (IMG reference gene:2510096813): MDAPILVLRTWQLIRQYPNSVPKVIAESVLSYDLGANKTVVSTNRSGIYLLKLRVIGYSNKSRASVVCVVIITGS, from the coding sequence ATGGATGCACCAATACTAGTACTTCGCACTTGGCAGTTAATCCGCCAGTATCCCAACAGCGTGCCCAAAGTGATTGCTGAAAGTGTCCTCTCCTATGATCTAGGTGCCAATAAAACCGTTGTATCTACCAATCGCAGCGGCATCTACCTACTCAAGCTTAGGGTCATTGGTTACAGTAACAAATCCAGGGCATCGGTTGTCTGCGTTGTAATCATCACGGGTTCCTGA
- a CDS encoding signal transduction histidine kinase (IMG reference gene:2510096814~PFAM: GAF domain; Histidine kinase-, DNA gyrase B-, and HSP90-like ATPase; His Kinase A (phosphoacceptor) domain) produces the protein MALPVNDPATLSTNNELTATLASSHDYPAEIVFTHNSEGQYLSFFWQAATCYNICSEKIVGSPLDAVFTPVEPKSYLARIQEVLSTRLAQQFSAQFQYGEQRISLDLVMSPVLLPDRVPTTVMVTGRLHVPKPERRKGLGFTAEEAVLPAKPALHEKEPELSISADRHHKLLTQIAWSIRRTLDLPTIWQQTVEGLGKVLGVSRCIVCSYKPGEPTVKVAAEYCRGVLCPMVGLAFSVTEDPDLKSAIATLKPINVRSQRSHVDTNTLEEPITLRSLIVHSMLVVTTSYQDQPNGVIVLYQDDQPRRWTEIELEFVQELADQVGTAIAHANLIAASQALANELQRANSTLLQKQRDLEEARRQAEEASRLKSEFLANTSHELRTPLNGMIGFLKLILDGMADDPEEQQEFIGEAYRSALHLLSIINDILDIAKIEAGKLQIELSPVKLSELLNDVEDFISAQVRQKNLSFEIQKPPTDDEIILYGNYQRLLQVMLNLVGNAIKFTHEGGVTVSVEIIKKKVIVQGRELPGSAKVRVADTGIGVSLDKQDKLFQSFSQVDGSRTRQYGGTGLGLAISQKLVEAMGGVVNFYSMGEGLGSTVTFTVPLYQEPVMITTQTTDALDLLL, from the coding sequence ATGGCTCTTCCTGTGAATGACCCGGCAACTCTGTCTACGAACAACGAGCTTACAGCGACGTTGGCATCTTCCCACGATTACCCCGCTGAAATCGTTTTCACTCACAATTCAGAAGGTCAGTATCTATCTTTTTTTTGGCAGGCAGCCACCTGCTACAATATTTGCTCAGAAAAGATTGTGGGTAGCCCATTGGATGCGGTGTTTACCCCGGTTGAACCCAAGTCATACCTTGCGCGAATTCAGGAAGTTTTATCGACTCGTTTAGCCCAACAGTTCAGTGCCCAATTTCAATATGGAGAGCAACGGATCTCCCTTGATTTAGTTATGAGTCCTGTGTTGTTACCGGATCGGGTTCCCACGACTGTGATGGTAACTGGAAGGCTGCATGTTCCCAAACCAGAGCGACGCAAGGGCTTAGGATTTACGGCTGAAGAAGCAGTTTTGCCAGCTAAACCAGCTCTGCATGAAAAAGAACCGGAACTATCAATCAGTGCTGATCGGCATCATAAACTACTGACCCAAATTGCTTGGAGCATTCGCCGTACCCTGGACCTGCCCACAATCTGGCAGCAAACAGTGGAGGGGTTGGGTAAAGTTTTGGGCGTGAGTCGTTGTATTGTTTGTTCCTACAAGCCTGGTGAGCCTACTGTTAAAGTCGCTGCCGAATACTGTCGGGGGGTGCTTTGTCCGATGGTTGGGCTGGCATTTTCAGTTACAGAAGATCCTGATTTGAAGTCTGCGATCGCAACCCTTAAGCCGATTAACGTTCGTAGCCAGCGCAGTCATGTAGATACCAATACCCTGGAAGAACCGATTACGCTCCGCAGCTTGATTGTTCATTCCATGTTGGTGGTAACCACGAGCTACCAGGATCAGCCTAATGGAGTGATTGTACTGTATCAGGACGATCAGCCCCGTCGTTGGACTGAAATTGAGTTGGAGTTTGTGCAGGAGTTAGCTGATCAGGTGGGAACTGCGATCGCCCATGCAAACCTGATCGCTGCCAGCCAAGCTCTTGCTAATGAACTGCAACGTGCCAATAGTACCCTACTGCAAAAACAGCGAGATTTAGAAGAAGCCAGACGACAAGCAGAAGAAGCATCGCGCTTGAAAAGTGAATTCCTCGCGAACACCTCCCATGAATTGCGAACACCTCTCAATGGCATGATCGGTTTCCTCAAGCTGATTTTGGATGGCATGGCGGATGATCCTGAAGAACAGCAAGAATTCATTGGAGAGGCATACCGCTCGGCGCTGCATTTACTCAGCATCATTAATGACATTCTGGATATTGCCAAAATTGAAGCTGGGAAACTGCAAATTGAACTTAGTCCAGTTAAGTTAAGTGAACTGCTCAATGACGTAGAAGATTTCATTAGCGCTCAGGTTCGCCAGAAAAACCTCAGCTTTGAAATCCAAAAACCCCCCACCGATGACGAAATTATCCTCTACGGCAACTATCAGCGCTTACTACAGGTGATGTTGAACTTAGTCGGGAACGCGATCAAATTCACCCATGAAGGAGGAGTGACTGTAAGCGTGGAAATCATCAAGAAAAAGGTGATAGTTCAAGGACGAGAACTCCCTGGTTCTGCCAAAGTGCGCGTTGCCGATACGGGAATTGGGGTTTCATTGGATAAACAAGACAAATTGTTCCAGTCCTTTAGCCAGGTGGATGGTTCCCGAACCCGACAGTATGGTGGCACAGGGTTGGGGCTGGCCATTTCTCAAAAGTTGGTTGAAGCCATGGGAGGTGTTGTGAACTTTTACAGCATGGGCGAAGGGCTAGGCTCCACAGTCACCTTTACTGTGCCGCTGTATCAGGAACCCGTGATGATTACAACGCAGACAACCGATGCCCTGGATTTGTTACTGTAA
- a CDS encoding hypothetical protein (IMG reference gene:2510096812), which translates to MRPHPSLMPIRPKVSTMPRQRTEAAAYLDIYKLVTERKRLQQELEILEQRRDRILNRLEVLDQQTAILEVTAQQLRDEMPRQQRKMQPTDASLPSAFTTFCLEY; encoded by the coding sequence ATGCGCCCCCATCCATCATTGATGCCGATTCGCCCCAAGGTCAGCACTATGCCCCGGCAAAGAACAGAGGCAGCGGCATATTTAGACATCTACAAGCTGGTCACTGAGCGTAAGCGACTTCAGCAAGAACTGGAAATCTTAGAGCAGCGGCGCGATCGCATCTTAAACCGTCTGGAGGTGCTGGATCAGCAAACGGCAATTCTAGAGGTTACTGCACAGCAACTCCGAGATGAGATGCCTCGCCAGCAACGCAAGATGCAGCCCACTGATGCTTCCTTACCCAGTGCTTTTACTACGTTTTGCCTGGAGTATTGA
- a CDS encoding GTP-binding protein LepA (IMG reference gene:2510096816~PFAM: Elongation factor Tu domain 2; Elongation factor G C-terminus; GTP-binding protein LepA C-terminus; Elongation factor Tu GTP binding domain~TIGRFAM: GTP-binding protein LepA; small GTP-binding protein domain), whose product MTDVPVSRIRNFSIIAHIDHGKSTLADRLLQATGTVDAREMKEQFLDNMELERERGITIKLQAARMNYTAQDGQHYVLNLIDTPGHVDFSYEVSRSLAACEGALLVVDASQGVEAQTLANVYLALEHNLEIIPVLNKIDLPGAEPDRVKKEIEDIIGLDCSQAILASAKEGIGIPEILESIVHLVPPPQDTINQPLRALIFDSYYDPYRGVIVYFRVMDGKVKQGDRVRLMASGKEYQIDELGVLSPNQVRVDELHAGEVGYIAAAIKAVEDARVGDTITLATAPAPEPLPGYVEAKPMVFCGLFPTDADQFEDLREALEKLKLSDAALNYEPETSSAMGFGFRCGFLGLLHMEIVQERLEREYNLDLITTAPSVVYRVTTIKGEVLYIDNPSKLPDPQYREKMEEPYVQVDIITPETYVGTLMELAQSRRGVFKDMKYLTPERTTLIYELPLAEVATDFFDQMKSRSRGYASMEYQLIGYRENPLVKLDIMINGDPVDPLATIVHRDKAYSVGRALTEKLKELIPRHQFKIPIQAAIGAKVIASEHIPALRKDVLAKCYGGDISRKKKLLQKQAKGKKRMKSIGTVDVPQEAFMAVLKLDS is encoded by the coding sequence ATGACTGATGTGCCTGTTTCCCGTATCCGTAATTTTTCCATCATCGCCCACATTGACCACGGCAAATCGACTCTGGCAGATCGGCTGTTGCAAGCAACGGGTACTGTCGATGCACGGGAAATGAAAGAACAGTTCCTCGATAACATGGAACTGGAGCGGGAACGCGGCATCACCATTAAACTCCAGGCTGCCCGGATGAACTACACAGCTCAGGATGGGCAACATTACGTACTGAACTTGATTGACACACCGGGACATGTAGACTTTTCCTACGAAGTATCGCGATCGCTGGCTGCCTGCGAAGGAGCTTTGCTAGTTGTTGATGCTTCTCAAGGGGTGGAAGCCCAAACCCTGGCAAACGTGTATCTAGCACTGGAACATAACCTGGAAATTATTCCAGTCCTCAATAAAATTGATCTACCTGGAGCCGAACCTGATCGCGTTAAGAAAGAAATTGAAGACATTATTGGACTCGATTGCAGTCAGGCAATTCTGGCATCCGCAAAAGAAGGCATTGGCATTCCCGAAATTCTAGAATCCATCGTGCATCTGGTACCGCCACCTCAAGACACGATCAACCAACCATTACGGGCACTGATCTTCGATAGCTATTACGACCCTTATCGGGGTGTCATTGTCTACTTTCGGGTCATGGATGGCAAGGTAAAGCAGGGCGATCGCGTCCGCCTGATGGCATCCGGCAAAGAATACCAAATTGATGAGTTGGGGGTGCTGTCTCCCAACCAAGTGCGGGTGGATGAACTCCACGCTGGCGAAGTAGGTTACATCGCTGCTGCCATCAAAGCCGTGGAAGATGCCCGTGTGGGCGATACCATTACCTTGGCAACTGCTCCTGCCCCTGAACCACTTCCTGGTTATGTAGAAGCCAAACCCATGGTGTTTTGTGGACTGTTTCCCACCGATGCCGACCAGTTTGAAGACCTGCGGGAAGCCCTGGAAAAGCTCAAACTCAGCGATGCTGCGCTCAACTATGAACCCGAAACTTCTAGCGCAATGGGCTTTGGCTTCCGCTGTGGCTTCTTGGGTTTGCTTCATATGGAGATTGTGCAAGAACGGTTGGAGCGGGAATACAACCTGGATTTGATCACGACTGCGCCTTCCGTAGTGTATCGAGTTACCACGATCAAAGGCGAGGTTCTCTACATCGACAACCCCAGCAAGTTACCCGATCCACAATATCGGGAAAAAATGGAGGAACCCTATGTGCAGGTAGATATTATTACACCCGAAACCTACGTGGGGACGTTGATGGAACTGGCGCAGAGTCGGCGCGGGGTATTTAAGGACATGAAATATCTGACCCCGGAACGGACAACCTTGATTTACGAGTTACCGTTGGCTGAGGTTGCTACGGACTTTTTTGACCAGATGAAATCGAGATCGCGCGGCTATGCCAGTATGGAATATCAACTCATTGGCTACCGCGAAAATCCCCTTGTGAAGCTGGATATTATGATCAATGGGGATCCAGTTGATCCGCTGGCAACCATTGTGCATCGCGATAAAGCCTACAGTGTAGGACGGGCACTCACCGAAAAACTGAAGGAGTTGATTCCCAGACATCAATTTAAGATTCCTATCCAGGCGGCGATCGGCGCAAAGGTAATTGCTAGCGAACATATTCCTGCCCTGCGCAAAGACGTCCTGGCGAAATGCTATGGTGGCGACATTTCCCGAAAGAAAAAATTGTTGCAAAAACAAGCAAAAGGGAAGAAACGAATGAAGTCAATCGGGACAGTAGATGTACCGCAAGAAGCTTTTATGGCTGTGCTCAAGCTAGATTCATAA
- a CDS encoding hypothetical protein (IMG reference gene:2510096815), which translates to MNEPALHSYSPSEKVELSVRLDPDLLEQIKHLTNDPSKVIEVAVRQWLRNELRRDDELTRTLQRNPPVPPRGEWND; encoded by the coding sequence ATGAATGAACCTGCTCTCCACTCTTACTCCCCCTCTGAAAAGGTGGAACTTTCTGTTCGTCTTGACCCGGACTTGTTAGAGCAAATTAAGCATCTCACCAATGACCCTAGCAAAGTGATCGAAGTGGCAGTACGGCAATGGCTCCGCAATGAGTTGCGCCGTGATGATGAATTGACCCGGACGTTGCAACGAAATCCACCCGTTCCACCCCGCGGTGAATGGAACGATTAG